A single genomic interval of Peribacillus sp. FSL H8-0477 harbors:
- a CDS encoding CaiB/BaiF CoA transferase family protein has product MTLLSNLKVLDFSTLLPGPFATLMLADLGADVLRVERPTDGETRSMDQYLNRSKRSITLDLKQEESIEAVKKIVKEYDIVLEQFRPGVMERLGLGYEELKKVNPQLIYCSLTGFGQTGPYKYRPGHDINYLSIAGLSSYSGTKEDGPAKNGTQIADLAGGSLHAVIGILSAVIFRDRTGEGQSIDISMTDCSFSLNALSAPLNLQSGMELKPEKLLLNGGSFYDYYQTKDGRYFSVGSLEPPFRKALCVALERGDLAEISMQNDDESIRVFKHAIKEAFLEKTFADWQEVFVKYEACVEPVLTFTEAVEHPQLKERGMIVDVPDGKGNTQRQIACPIKTSVFKPEYKHVGPKAGASNQEILIN; this is encoded by the coding sequence TTGACATTATTATCAAATTTAAAAGTACTTGATTTTTCAACCCTTTTACCAGGTCCCTTTGCAACTTTAATGTTGGCTGATTTAGGAGCGGATGTTTTGAGAGTGGAAAGACCAACGGACGGGGAAACCCGCTCTATGGATCAATATCTTAACCGCTCAAAAAGATCAATAACTCTTGATTTAAAACAAGAGGAGTCGATAGAGGCAGTTAAAAAGATTGTGAAAGAATATGATATTGTGCTTGAACAATTCCGTCCAGGTGTAATGGAACGTTTAGGCTTAGGATACGAGGAATTGAAAAAAGTGAATCCTCAGCTGATTTACTGCTCGCTGACGGGATTTGGTCAGACGGGTCCATATAAATATCGCCCAGGACATGATATTAATTATTTATCTATTGCTGGTTTATCTAGTTATTCTGGGACAAAAGAAGACGGCCCTGCCAAAAATGGAACACAAATTGCTGATCTCGCTGGCGGCTCACTGCATGCGGTCATTGGGATTCTATCTGCAGTCATTTTTCGTGATCGAACTGGAGAGGGACAATCGATTGATATAAGTATGACCGATTGCAGTTTCTCATTAAATGCCTTATCAGCCCCTCTGAATTTACAAAGTGGTATGGAGCTTAAACCAGAAAAATTGCTATTAAACGGCGGGTCCTTTTATGACTATTATCAAACAAAAGATGGGCGTTACTTCTCTGTCGGAAGTTTAGAACCTCCATTCCGTAAAGCTTTATGCGTGGCCCTAGAAAGGGGAGATTTAGCAGAGATTAGTATGCAAAATGATGACGAAAGCATTCGAGTATTTAAACATGCCATAAAGGAAGCGTTTTTGGAAAAAACCTTTGCAGATTGGCAAGAAGTATTTGTTAAATATGAGGCCTGCGTTGAACCAGTGCTGACATTTACAGAAGCGGTTGAACATCCACAGCTTAAGGAACGCGGCATGATTGTTGATGTTCCCGATGGAAAGGGAAACACCCAAAGGCAGATTGCTTGTCCCATTAAAACCTCTGTTTTTAAACCAGAATACAAACATGTTGGTCCTAAGGCAGGAGCTAGTAATCAAGAAATTCTTATTAACTAA
- a CDS encoding L-lactate dehydrogenase yields MKQRNVNRVALIGAGSVGSSYAFALLNQSITEELVIIDLNENKAMGDAMDLNHGKVFAPNPTKTWYGTYADCKDADVVCICAGANQKPGETRLALVEKNLRIFKGIVEEIMASGFDGIFLIATNPVDILTYATWKFSGLPKERIIGSGTILDTGRFRFMLGEYFDIAPANVHAYIIGEHGDTELPVWSHADIGGVSITELIKRNPEYTMKDLDELFINVRDAAYQIIEKKGATFYGIAMGLARITKAILNNENSVLTVSTYLEGEYGTEDVYIGVPAVVNRNGIREIVELTLSEQERRQFKHSADVLKEILAPNFKEQ; encoded by the coding sequence ATGAAACAAAGAAATGTTAATCGCGTTGCTCTTATAGGTGCTGGATCTGTCGGAAGTAGTTATGCATTCGCCCTATTAAATCAATCTATTACTGAGGAATTAGTCATTATTGATCTAAATGAAAATAAAGCAATGGGTGATGCCATGGATTTAAATCATGGGAAGGTATTTGCACCGAATCCAACAAAAACATGGTATGGCACCTATGCAGATTGTAAAGATGCAGATGTAGTATGTATTTGTGCAGGAGCTAACCAAAAACCAGGTGAAACGCGCTTAGCTCTTGTTGAAAAAAACCTAAGAATTTTCAAAGGAATTGTGGAAGAAATTATGGCGAGTGGTTTTGACGGGATCTTCTTAATTGCCACAAATCCAGTCGACATCTTAACATATGCAACCTGGAAATTCAGCGGTCTGCCAAAAGAACGTATAATCGGCAGTGGTACGATCTTAGATACGGGCCGTTTCCGTTTCATGCTCGGCGAATATTTTGATATTGCTCCAGCTAACGTTCATGCTTATATTATTGGAGAACATGGTGATACAGAACTACCCGTTTGGAGCCATGCTGATATCGGGGGTGTATCCATTACGGAATTGATTAAAAGAAACCCAGAGTATACGATGAAAGATTTAGATGAGCTGTTTATAAATGTCCGCGATGCAGCCTATCAAATTATTGAGAAAAAAGGCGCAACCTTTTATGGTATTGCCATGGGTCTGGCCCGGATTACAAAAGCCATCTTAAACAATGAAAACAGCGTTCTAACTGTTAGTACTTATCTCGAGGGAGAATATGGAACAGAAGACGTATATATAGGGGTTCCAGCTGTAGTCAATCGTAACGGGATAAGAGAAATTGTTGAATTAACGCTTAGTGAACAAGAACGTCGACAATTTAAACACAGTGCGGATGTTTTAAAAGAAATCTTAGCTCCAAATTTTAAAGAACAATAA
- a CDS encoding S8 family serine peptidase yields the protein MKQLLAMVIVFVFVFVLAGAEAVTAAGKRYVVITGTVQQTTESEERALQLAQKSGGQVYEDKIIGIAGQQVGWGVTTIKANKAWKLNYNGKGVKIGIIDTGVDTAHKDLRVAGGKSFIKGITSYRDNNGHGTHVAGIIGALDNKIGMIGVAPKSELYALKALDKDGTGYVSDVINAINWCIDNKMDIINLSMGINEDLFYLKDAVDRAAAAEIVVVAAAGNEAKNNVSYPARYPSVVGTGALKTSTSLASFSNKGSGITVTAPGYKIYSTLPGGFGTYSGTSMAAPFVAGTLALYKQATGLSGKKLAAKLTASSIDLGTKGKDNSFGYGRIQAPIKKLAQSPPSDEVNGRKAVESAESFVPRLRSLYNVKKEGTSYYFPKSNSSTEEKAYKEYTIAASTVKKVKNKKVKAELTTKLNVVNKHFSRIHAYKNALDYAQELEYYQVLLEEDWYADTITDQTVKNFSALKELLNQKEPFTEAYGPGNRTAFYERYYEPAEELCALLYDEIKKYTN from the coding sequence ATGAAACAGCTATTAGCTATGGTTATTGTTTTTGTTTTTGTTTTTGTCTTGGCGGGTGCAGAGGCTGTGACTGCTGCTGGTAAACGGTATGTGGTGATAACTGGAACTGTTCAGCAAACAACTGAGAGTGAAGAACGTGCCTTACAGCTAGCTCAAAAAAGCGGGGGCCAGGTTTATGAGGATAAGATCATTGGGATTGCTGGACAACAGGTGGGGTGGGGAGTCACGACCATTAAGGCAAATAAAGCTTGGAAGCTAAATTATAACGGAAAGGGTGTAAAGATTGGCATCATTGATACAGGTGTGGATACGGCTCATAAGGATTTAAGAGTTGCAGGTGGTAAATCGTTTATTAAAGGGATAACAAGTTATCGTGATAATAATGGTCATGGCACACATGTTGCTGGAATAATTGGTGCATTAGACAATAAAATTGGCATGATTGGGGTAGCACCTAAATCAGAACTCTATGCGTTAAAAGCATTAGACAAAGATGGCACTGGTTATGTCTCAGATGTCATCAATGCAATAAATTGGTGTATCGATAATAAGATGGACATCATTAACTTAAGCATGGGAATTAATGAAGATCTATTCTATCTTAAGGATGCTGTAGACAGAGCAGCTGCAGCGGAGATCGTTGTTGTCGCCGCCGCTGGCAATGAAGCGAAGAATAACGTAAGCTATCCTGCCCGTTACCCAAGTGTAGTAGGTACCGGTGCATTAAAAACCAGCACTTCCTTAGCCTCTTTCTCGAATAAAGGAAGCGGAATAACGGTAACTGCTCCAGGCTATAAAATCTATAGCACGTTACCTGGTGGATTTGGTACGTATAGCGGAACATCTATGGCCGCCCCATTTGTTGCAGGAACGCTCGCTCTTTATAAACAAGCTACCGGACTATCCGGTAAAAAGCTTGCAGCAAAATTAACTGCCTCTTCAATTGATTTGGGTACTAAAGGGAAAGACAACTCATTTGGCTACGGCCGTATTCAGGCTCCTATTAAAAAACTAGCTCAATCCCCTCCAAGCGATGAAGTGAATGGAAGAAAAGCGGTTGAATCAGCAGAGAGTTTTGTTCCAAGACTTAGAAGCTTATACAACGTGAAGAAGGAAGGAACGTCTTATTACTTTCCAAAATCAAATTCGTCGACTGAAGAAAAAGCCTATAAAGAATATACAATAGCAGCTTCGACAGTAAAGAAAGTGAAAAACAAGAAAGTAAAAGCAGAGTTAACAACGAAACTAAATGTAGTAAATAAACATTTCAGTAGGATTCATGCCTATAAAAATGCCCTTGATTATGCGCAAGAACTTGAATATTATCAAGTATTACTAGAAGAAGATTGGTACGCTGATACAATTACTGACCAAACTGTTAAGAATTTCTCTGCTCTGAAAGAACTCCTAAACCAAAAAGAACCATTCACCGAAGCCTATGGTCCTGGTAATCGAACTGCGTTTTACGAAAGGTATTATGAACCGGCCGAGGAACTGTGTGCCTTGCTCTATGATGAAATAAAGAAGTATACGAATTAA